The region CTCGACCTGCAGGTCGATCCCCGCCAGCGCCGTGCGGCGCCCGAAGCGTTTTCGAAGACCACGCAGGCGGATCAGGGGCTCGCTCATGGCAGGTAGACGTTGCCCTCGGTGCCCGGCTGCAGCTTCTCGACCCCTTCCAGGACGCGGATCTTGGCGCGGTAGACCTGCGCCATGCGGTCCGAACGGGTCTCGATCTTCTCGGGCGTGAAGTTCGCCTGGTCGGCGACGAAGCTGACCTCGCCCGGGACGCGGTGGCCCGGCAGGCTGTCGAGCTCGATCTCGACCCGCCGGCCGAGCGTGAACGCGGCCACCTCGGCGACCGGCACGTAGACCTGCACGTACTTGTCGCGCGGATCGAGCACGGCGACGATGGGCGCGCCGGGCTGCGCCAGCTCGCCGGGCCAGATGTGCTGGGTCTGCACGACCGTGGGGACGGCCGGCGCGCGGATCTCGTACTTGGCGGCCGTCACGCGCAGCTCCTGGAGCTGCGCCTCGGTGAGCGTGCGGCGCTCGCGCAGGGTCGCGAGCTCGTTGGCGGTGACGGTGATGTTGCGCTCCTCGGCTTGCGTGCGGGCTCGCATCTCCCGCGCGCGCTCGAGGCCGCTCGCGGCCTGGTCGCGCTTCTGGCGCGCGTCGTCCAGGAGCTGCACGGTGCTGGCGCCCGTCTTCACGAGCTCGGCCTCGCGTCGCAGCGTCCGGTCGGCCACCTCCGCCGTCGTCGTCGCCTGGCGGAGGTCGGCGTCCGACGCGGCGAGGTTCCGCTCCCAGGTGCTGCGCACGAGTTCGACGCGCTCCTCGGCCGTCTTGATGTCGGCGTCGACGACGGCGAGCTCGCGCTCCTTCGACTGGAGCTTCGCCTGGATGTCCTGGTCGTCCAGCCGCGCGATCACCTCGCCGGCGGGAATCGTGTCGCCCTCGGCGAAGCGTACCTCGAGGACGCGCCCCGTCACCTCGCTGCGGATGACCCGCTCCTCGCCCTCGACGAAGCCGGTGTAGTGCGCCTCGCGGCGGCCGCAGGCCGTCGCCACGAGAAGCAGGAGGAGAGGGACGGTGCGTCGCATGGCTACCTCTGGGTGGGGAGGATCGGATCGAGCGGCAGGCCCATCACCTGCTGCAGCTCGGCGCGACGCGTGTGCGCCTGGTAGAGCGCCTGGGCGAGCACGCCGCGCTGCTGCGCCAGCAGCGCCTGCGCGTCGAGGACGTCCTCGGACGTCGCGCGTCCGACGTCGAACTGCTGCTCGCGGATG is a window of Candidatus Eisenbacteria bacterium DNA encoding:
- a CDS encoding HlyD family efflux transporter periplasmic adaptor subunit, coding for MRRTVPLLLLLVATACGRREAHYTGFVEGEERVIRSEVTGRVLEVRFAEGDTIPAGEVIARLDDQDIQAKLQSKERELAVVDADIKTAEERVELVRSTWERNLAASDADLRQATTTAEVADRTLRREAELVKTGASTVQLLDDARQKRDQAASGLERAREMRARTQAEERNITVTANELATLRERRTLTEAQLQELRVTAAKYEIRAPAVPTVVQTQHIWPGELAQPGAPIVAVLDPRDKYVQVYVPVAEVAAFTLGRRVEIELDSLPGHRVPGEVSFVADQANFTPEKIETRSDRMAQVYRAKIRVLEGVEKLQPGTEGNVYLP